From a region of the Hemitrygon akajei chromosome 16, sHemAka1.3, whole genome shotgun sequence genome:
- the s1pr5a gene encoding sphingosine 1-phosphate receptor 5a yields the protein MDAGVSERVGTYFGDYYNNETVSLHYNYTGKLTPGRYKAGLRVHAVISLIVCMFIIVENLMVLIAIRKNSKFHTPMFYLLANLTLSDLLAGVTYVVNILLSGANTLKLTPFLWFLREGGVFITLTASVFSLLAIAVERHVTMVRMQLYNADKKWRTRLFVGADWIFSVFLGSLPILGWNCIGNLPFCSTILPLYSKYYILVCILIFIAVLFSIVILYIRIYLKVKSNSLDMGTLRSGESKKSKKSRALLKTLTIVVVSFIVCWLPIFIVLLLDVSLTVRSSSISSVADYFLGLAMFNSALNPVIYTLTNRDMRHTILRLVCLTKADEQPRCCGAVITEFSSTQGDRSSLHRHELLHTTLSSGNGPQSPTRISLVSR from the coding sequence ATGGATGCGGGGGTCAGTGAAAGAGTGGGCACGTATTTTGGGGATTATTACAACAACGAGACGGTGAGTTTACATTATAACTATACCGGGAAGCTAACCCCGGGCAGATACAAGGCAGGTCTGAGGGTTCACGCTGTCATATCTTTGATCGTTTGCATGTTTATAATAGTGGAGAATCTGATGGTCCTCATAGCCATCCGGAAGAACAGTAAGTTCCACACGCCAATGTTTTACTTGCTGGCCAACCTGACTCTGTCGGACCTGTTGGCAGGAGTAACCTACGTGGTCAACATTCTGCTGTCCGGTGCCAACACCCTGAAACTGACACCGTTCCTGTGGTTCTTGAGAGAAGGTGGCGTTTTCATCACCCTCACGGCGTCGGTCTTCAGCCTGCTGGCCATCGCGGTGGAGAGGCACGTCACGATGGTAAGGATGCAGCTGTACAACGCCGACAAGAAGTGGCGGACGCGGCTGTTTGTGGGGGCGGACTGGATCTTTTCGGTGTTCCTCGGGAGCCTCCCGATCCTGGGCTGGAACTGCATTGGAAACCTGCCCTTTTGCTCGACAATACTGCCGCTGTACTCTAAGTACTACATCCTGGTGTGCATTCTCATCTTTATCGCCGTCCTGTTTTCCATAGTTATACTCTACATTCGAATTTACCTTAAAGTCAAGAGTAACAGCCTCGACATGGGCACTTTGAGAAGTGGGGAATCCAAGAAGAGCAAGAAATCCCGGGCATTGCTGAAGACCCTGACCATCGTGGTGGTCTCTTTCATTGTCTGCTGGTTGCCGATATTCATTGTGCTGCTACTGGACGTTTCCCTCACGGTGAGAAGCTCTTCCATTTCTAGTGTGGCCGATTATTTCCTGGGACTGGCCATGTTCAATTCAGCCTTGAATCCTGTAATTTACACCCTAACCAACAGGGACATGCGCCACACCATCCTGCGCCTGGTGTGCCTGACGAAAGCTGACGAGCAGCCTCGCTGTTGCGGCGCTGTGATAACCGAGTTCAGCAGCACCCAAGGCGACCGGTCCTCGCTGCACAGACACGAACTTCTGCACACCACCCTGTCCTCCGGGAACGGACCGCAGTCTCCCACGAGGATTTCGCTGGTCTCGCGGTGA